The region GTTTAACATTGTCCAACTTGGTCGAGAACTGATTGCGGCGTCGACCGAATTCCCACCTTCCGGTGAGACGCGTATTGGTGAACAATCGCCGATAACACTCGTATCGCAGCTTGCCCGTGGACGCCCGGGGATCGACGGGACCATTGAACGCGTTCCAACGTCTCACGCCCTCCCGAACGGACATTCCATCCAGCAAGAGCTGCGCATGCTCTTGAATCAGTTTCGCGGCGTCTGAATCGATCTCAGGCATGGTGCGAGGGAGACCGCGATTGGTTGGTGGGGCGTTTGGGATCTCCTTGCGGCGATAGCCGATTCCGATGGCCCCCGTCGTCCAACCGTTGAGAAACAAGCCCGTGAGACCCGAGCGAACATGATCGGCGATCGTATCGAGTAGCATATCATCCATGAGGCCATGAACCTGGAGTTGAAGTTTCCAAGTCTTGCGATCATTCGTATCGATCCCCTGTGAGACACTGACCGCGCGGAGACCTTCTTCCACGACCTCTTCATTAATGAATTGGAATCCTTTACCGGCCTGGCGAAACAATCGGCTTGCTTTGTAGACCAAGAGGACCTTGGCATGTCGTCTGCGAAGGATAGCTTTCGCACGATCGAGACCGGCTCGCTGGGTCCGTTTTCCCTTGACGCCTTCATCCACCGAGATGAATTCCGGTGGAACGTAGATGCGATTCTTAGCCGCCCACTGAATACATTCGCGGACCTGGTCATCGGTCGAATGCTGGAGTTTGGTGCTAAATCGGGAATAGATGGTCCCAATTTCATAGCCACGAGCAATCGCCCAATCGAGTCGCTTTTCTAGGGACGCTTCCGGATCGAATCCGGTAAGGACAAAGTTGCAAAAAGCGGACATCTCGGACCACCATTTGACAACTTCGGAGGTGAGTTTGTCGGTTGCGGCACCCACACTAGAGATTTCCTGATTCATTGTCGTGCCTCTATTGAAACTGATGATTTAGAATAACTCGGGCTTGTTGCTCAAGTGTTTGTGATAGCCCGTTGAATGACTGTTATTTGCAAGAGATTACTTCTTGCGTAGTTCGGGCCTGTAGAACTCAACAGAATGTGTATCGAAAGGAGATACGCCAAAAGAAAGCGCTCCGCAGATACGGAGCGAAGAAGCATAGTTTTCACTGAGGTGTGAGCCTAAGAGCTAGGATTTCCCTCATAGTTTATGACACGTTTTCGCTGAAAATTTAGACTGCCGTTGCCTGTCGCGGGTCTTGAATCACCCTTATTACCCAATTGCGTGAGTGTTAGGCAGTGTCACCTGCAGTTTGGTAATATGGCAGCGATTCTTAGCCTTCAGCGAGTGAAGTGAGCTCGGAGCTATCCGATTTTCCGGCCAATATTTTATGTCCTAGACCAAATTGGCGGCGCCTCAGCAGCTTGGCTAAAAAGCGGTTCTGCTATTCACAAGTTTTATGACACGAAAACGGCCAGAATTTAGGTCCTGTTGACCATTGCGTTTGACGACTTCGGACGATAGCCCTGCGCTGTCAACGGATCTAAATGCTAAGTGATCCCCCTACATATTATGACGCGAAAACGCCTGAAATTTAGGTAAACCACGGTTCGTAGGCCCTCACTTGCCCGTTCATCGACGTCTCAATCGTCTTCGGCCGACTGAAGAGCATCGAACATCCAACAAAACTGATGTCTATTCGATCGCCAATTCGCAAAGAACCACGGCCGCAATAGCCGTCGATAAGAGATAACAAACCTCTCATGAATACTTGACGCGAAATCACCTTCAATTTAGCTAGGCAAGAACTCGCTCGGGCATTCGGAAGTTAAATCAATGGATTCTTCCGCGCATCAACGAATCGAAGACGCCCGAAACCATCGTCCTGTAGTAGCGTTACGTCCTCTAGCGGTAGATCAAGCCGATACCCCAGACGTCGTACGGACTCGATTCGCTTATCGAGCTCTTGGCATTCCAGTAAAACGTCCGATAGTCGGTGTCTTCTTGAACGAGAGGACTTACCTCCCAGAGCCTCTTTGTCGACGACTTGAGTTGAAGACTTTCCAAGGTTCCATAAAAAGTCCCAGGCTACGGGCTGATTGTCCCATTCGCCTCCCCCAATCAATTGACCTTCCCAAAAGACTTGCCGAGGCGATCTATCAACCAGGACAAGGCGTGCTTGGTCAGCAGCCCACGCGATCAGTTCGTCAGGGTCTTCCGGGATCTCATAGAACGTGGCCACTTCTTGTAGAGATGCCGCGATCTGACGCAGGATAGCCGGATCGCAGAGCGAGAGTCTTTCTGTCCCTAAGGTTTGATAAGCTCCTTCGGGAAGTCTTTCAACGACTGGGACATCGCTACGCCTTCGTACACACATCCGAATTTGAGGGCTGGCAGTGTGCCATGCGTCTCGTGAGAAGCCCAGACATTCTAAGTCGGGGTTACGGGCATAGGCCGCGTAGACCTGGACTAGAGCATTGCAGGCATTGCGTCTACGAAAATTCTCACCATGGCAAGCCTGAGCTAACGCCTCGACAGCTTGATTCAACTGAATTCTCGTATCGAAGATTCGGGAGGAGATTTTGCGTCCCTCGTCGTCGCGGCCAGGAATGTAATGACTAATTCGCTCGCCCAAACGCACTACCAAATTCTTCCAGAACTCGACTCTGGCGAGTAAGTAACGAGAAATATAATCACCCAAAGGAATTCTTCGTTCCTCCGCCCGGAAATCCGACGTAAGGGCACGGTTAGGATCTCTAAGCAAAAGCTGATCCTCAGGGTGAAAGAAGTCCAACGCATAGGCGAGTTGAACCCAAGGTCGAGACGCAATCCCGTTAAGGGCCACTCGATCCTCTTCCGATATTTGAAACTCTGACGGATTCGACATGGACTGGTCTATGAATTCCAGGCCGTTTGCAAGCGTCTGAGCATATTGAACGATCGCCTGATCGGCATCCTCTAACTTTCGATGCTCTGGTGTAATGACCTCCTCAGTGCAAAAGTGATCCAGCGACCACCGCGTCATCAATTGAAAACTGCGGTTACGGCAAAGCTCCTCTACGACAGGACACACTTCGTCTCGCAACCACGCCTCGGCGTCATGCGAAACCGCCTTGTTAAGCGTCGCATGGAGCGGCATGGATAGTCTCTCGAATCCTTGGAGTGCCAATCTAAGTCGATTCATGATCGGATCTTATGAAGAGTCTTCCGGGGTCAATTCATTTGTCGCCTCATGCGACAATTGTGCGACAGTGGCTCGATATGTTGAAGCGGACACCTCGAAAATACGAGCACTACCGCATCCTCGATGTCCGACGAACTGCTAACAAGCCACGAAGCCGCTAAAAGACTGGGACTGTCTGTAGCCAGCCTCTATGAATGGCTGGCGCGTTCGGACAGCGGAGAATTTATCCTACGGGGAACCCCTTTTACCATCAACTACTTCCAGGGGGGATCACGCGGCCAGGGTCGAATCCAGATCGAAGCTTCCGAAATCGAACGTATTAAAGAGGCTATGCGAGTCCGGCCCAAAGCGACCCCGAAACGTCGACAGACCATTCAACCCATGCATTTTCCCGGCATCACGGTTCCCTTGGGAAAACCTGATAACGCTTGAGCGTTCTATTTTGTGGCTCTTGAGCCATGTATTCCCCGAGATGCGGATTGTTTGGACTGCTAAGTGAGCGTTTGATTTCGAGCCAAACAGTCGCAACCCACAAAATTGCGCAATCTGCTCATTCTACTGGAGCTACTTGGTTAACGCTCTACCCGCGATCGATTAATCCACTCCAATCGCCGCCCAGAGTGGATCCTGAAAATGCTGTCCCCACTCCTTTCCGTAGTGGTCGAAGGCAACTTTGGGTGTATCTCCCATCAATTCTGCAAGCACCTCGATCGAACAGCCGACGCCGTCCGTCCAATAGCCAGCCAGCATTCGGTGAGCGAATGTGTGCCTGCACGTGTAACACGAGTAGTTTTCCCGTTTCGAATCCTCAATCCATCCGAGCTTCTGGCGGAGATTCCGAAATCGAGTGCCCCCAGTGACCTTCTTCCACGGATCACCTTGTGAGTTCCGGAAAATCACACCGTCCGTCCCAGAATTGTCCCTGGAAAGGATGCTTCGTGTTAACTCGGCAACCTCCTTTCGGATCGGAATCACGCGTGTCTTCTTGGTTTTAGAAGCATAAACCCTCCACATCATGCCGCGGTCGCTCTCGATGACATCGTTACCCGTCATCAGAGCTAGTTCCGAGAATGGCCGCAGGCCAGTATGGATTGCCGCGAACAGAAACTCGCGAAAAGGTTCGTCAGTCGCGTCGTAAAGTGCCAGTTCATCCTCGGCACTAAAGGAATGTAGCCGAGGACACTGTGCAGGCTTGGTTAAGCCGCGAAGCGGATTGGGAACTGAATAAAAATTTTGAGCGTGGTTGAACGCGGCCATAACTGCTTCGATGGCGAAACGACGAGTTGCCGAAGACTTCCACGTGGAATGCGTTTCCACCCAATGCAGAACATGTGCCTTGCGTAGGTCACGAAGTGGCATTGCACCGCAATACGTACAGAGGTCCTGCAAGAAACGTCGCACTTCCTTCTCATACTCGACGCTAATCTCTCCGGCTCTCGATCGCTTCTCACAGTTCTCAATGTAGATGGAACACACTTTTGCTACGATCCAGTCGCTTTCCTCGGCCGACTTCACTTCAGGACGCCAATCTCCCGCAGCCTTAACACGTGCCAAGGCCAGTTCCGCCTGATCAATGCTACTCTGGCCGCGGACCGGATTGCCCCTCTCATCCACGAGCCGGACCCGTCGCTTCGTTCCCGGTGGCGTAAAGTACCAAGAATCGGTCTGACGCCAGTACCAGGCACGCCCGCGAGAACGACGCTTACGTCCTTTGTTTGCCTTAGCCATGACGCTTGTTCCTGCTGGAAGATGCCTTGGTTCGTTTCGGTTTTGTCTCTATTGCGGACGACGCGGTGCTCTTCTTTCGCTTCGCAGGAGGAGACTTTGCCTGTTTACCGGCTGCTGGCGTCGATTCTCCGATGGCCTTCCAAAGAGGATCCTGATAATGCTTTCCCCACTCCTTGCCGTAATGATCGTAAGCCACCTTGGGCGTGTCTCCCATCAACTCCGCTAAGGTTTCAATCGTGCATCCGGCTCCGTTATTCCAAAAGCCCGATAACATCCGATGAGCAAAAGTATGGCGCGACGTATAACACGAATACTTCTTCCTGAGCGGATCGTCATTCCAGCCGAGCTTCTCTCTCAAGTCGATAAAACGAACGACTCCCGTCGCACCCTTCCAAGGCTTTCCCAATGTATTTCGATAGACAGGCAAGCCAGATCCTCGTGGAGCTGACTTCATCAGTTGGCGAGTTAGTTCAGCCACTTCGGGTCGTACGGGAATCTTGCGAGTCTTTTTGGTTTTGCTCGCGTAGACGCGCCACATCATTCCTCGTGGAGTCTCTTCGACGTCTTCCGCTTTGAGTTGCGCGAGCTCACTAAAGGGACGAAGCCCTGTGTGAATCGCGGCAAAGAGGAAATTGCCAAAGCAAGGTTCCGTGGCCTTGTAAATTGCCTTCTCATCTTCCGGAGAGAATGACGTAAGCCGAGGTTCTGCCTTGGGAAGCTTGATTCCCTTAATCGGGTTAACGATACCGTGCGTCTCTTCAACACGATTGAAGGCAGCCATGACGACAGCAATGATACAGCGACGCGTTGCGGGACTCTTCCATGTCTCGTGCTGATCAACCCATTCCAGAATATGGCCCCGTTTGAGTTGGCTAACAGGCAGTGCACCGCAGTAGCTGCAAAGATCGTTGAGCCACTGAGTCGCATTCCGATGATATCCCTCACTGACGGAACCATCGTTCTGGCTTCGTTCCGTATACACCAAGTAGTTCGAACAAACGCGAGCAACTAACCAAGGCTGTCCCAGGACAGGGCCTTCATTCGATTCACTATCCCAGGCCAGCTTCTCCCGTGCCAACGAGATCTCAGCTGCCTCCTTGTTATCCTTTCCCCGAATCCTCTCTCCTTGTTCATCAAACAGGGCGACACGCTTCTTCGTCCCTGGAAGCGT is a window of Bremerella sp. TYQ1 DNA encoding:
- a CDS encoding helix-turn-helix domain-containing protein, coding for MSDELLTSHEAAKRLGLSVASLYEWLARSDSGEFILRGTPFTINYFQGGSRGQGRIQIEASEIERIKEAMRVRPKATPKRRQTIQPMHFPGITVPLGKPDNA
- a CDS encoding site-specific integrase; protein product: MARKTKQRRQSHGSAWHWKQTDCWYYTLPGTKKRVALFDEQGERIRGKDNKEAAEISLAREKLAWDSESNEGPVLGQPWLVARVCSNYLVYTERSQNDGSVSEGYHRNATQWLNDLCSYCGALPVSQLKRGHILEWVDQHETWKSPATRRCIIAVVMAAFNRVEETHGIVNPIKGIKLPKAEPRLTSFSPEDEKAIYKATEPCFGNFLFAAIHTGLRPFSELAQLKAEDVEETPRGMMWRVYASKTKKTRKIPVRPEVAELTRQLMKSAPRGSGLPVYRNTLGKPWKGATGVVRFIDLREKLGWNDDPLRKKYSCYTSRHTFAHRMLSGFWNNGAGCTIETLAELMGDTPKVAYDHYGKEWGKHYQDPLWKAIGESTPAAGKQAKSPPAKRKKSTASSAIETKPKRTKASSSRNKRHG
- a CDS encoding tyrosine-type recombinase/integrase, translated to MAKANKGRKRRSRGRAWYWRQTDSWYFTPPGTKRRVRLVDERGNPVRGQSSIDQAELALARVKAAGDWRPEVKSAEESDWIVAKVCSIYIENCEKRSRAGEISVEYEKEVRRFLQDLCTYCGAMPLRDLRKAHVLHWVETHSTWKSSATRRFAIEAVMAAFNHAQNFYSVPNPLRGLTKPAQCPRLHSFSAEDELALYDATDEPFREFLFAAIHTGLRPFSELALMTGNDVIESDRGMMWRVYASKTKKTRVIPIRKEVAELTRSILSRDNSGTDGVIFRNSQGDPWKKVTGGTRFRNLRQKLGWIEDSKRENYSCYTCRHTFAHRMLAGYWTDGVGCSIEVLAELMGDTPKVAFDHYGKEWGQHFQDPLWAAIGVD